Proteins from a single region of Paraglaciecola sp. T6c:
- a CDS encoding DNA polymerase III subunit chi produces the protein MSKVTFYLLEQEAEATSQQPAHLALACQLAAQCFSNKQRCVVMCQSQAQAEQFDELLWQLPNDRFVPHNLTGEGPQAGTPVEICWQRPSQFNKPVLINLADNMPDFHGKFSRIYDFVPAADALKQQARERYKHYRAAGHQLDTLPSTELLNSLAGH, from the coding sequence ATGTCAAAGGTCACGTTTTACCTGCTTGAGCAAGAAGCAGAAGCAACCAGCCAACAGCCAGCGCACCTTGCGCTGGCTTGTCAATTGGCGGCCCAGTGTTTTAGCAATAAACAGCGCTGTGTGGTGATGTGCCAAAGTCAGGCACAAGCAGAACAATTCGATGAGCTGTTATGGCAACTGCCTAACGATCGTTTTGTGCCGCACAACCTCACTGGTGAAGGCCCACAAGCGGGTACGCCTGTTGAAATTTGCTGGCAACGCCCAAGCCAATTTAATAAGCCGGTACTGATTAATTTGGCTGACAACATGCCTGATTTTCATGGCAAATTCAGTCGAATTTATGATTTTGTACCCGCCGCGGATGCGCTAAAGCAGCAAGCTCGTGAGCGCTATAAGCATTATCGCGCCGCAGGCCACCAACTAGATACGTTACCCAGCACTGAGTTACTCAACTCACTCGCTGGTCATTAG